One window from the genome of Tolypothrix sp. NIES-4075 encodes:
- a CDS encoding type II toxin-antitoxin system Phd/YefM family antitoxin, which produces MPDQYSIAQARDRFAQIVHQAENGKPVEITRRGQSVAVVLSLSEYQRLTREKSKFGAELATFREKYQISTLNINPDEVFSNVRDRTSGREVNF; this is translated from the coding sequence ATGCCAGATCAATACTCAATCGCTCAAGCCCGCGATCGCTTTGCTCAAATTGTTCATCAAGCCGAAAATGGCAAGCCTGTTGAGATTACACGGCGAGGTCAATCGGTAGCGGTTGTATTATCATTATCTGAGTATCAACGTTTGACAAGAGAAAAGAGCAAATTTGGTGCAGAACTTGCTACCTTTCGAGAGAAGTACCAAATATCGACGTTAAATATCAACCCAGATGAAGTTTTCAGTAATGTTCGCGATCGCACATCTGGTCGGGAGGTTAACTTTTGA